In the genome of Dermacentor andersoni chromosome 3, qqDerAnde1_hic_scaffold, whole genome shotgun sequence, one region contains:
- the LOC140216273 gene encoding uncharacterized protein, with amino-acid sequence MLHELRQRHHLLPQRPLQHNHYNHHYNQHHNHHNYYYYNHYHYNHFNQHHNHHNFLYNHHYNYHYNHYNQQHNHRNYYYNHYNYHYNHYNQHHNHHNYLYNHHYNFHYNHYNYYHYYDYRYDDQHHYNYHYNYHYNHYNQHHNHHNYLYNHHYTYHYNHYNFYHYYDYRYDDQHHYNYHYNHYNYYHYYGYRYDDQQHNNDHARAGTHAEEHGLVRVRHLPAGLCPITHTSFCDFVFILLYARNTQYDTLLDDSHTVVQKILRLVPRSPKTEFGISFAHRQVAVIARCRKRCQKKLG; translated from the exons ATGCTTCATGAGTTACGACAG CGCCACCACCTACTACCTCAACGACCACTACAACACAACCACTACAACCACCACTACAACCAGCACCACAACCAccacaactactactactacaaccaCTACCACTACAACCACTTCAACCAGCACCACAACCACCACAACTTCCTCTACAACCACCACTATAACTACCACTACAACCACTACAACCAGCAGCACAACCACCGCAACTACTACTACAACCACTACAACTACCACTACAACCACTACAACCAGCACCACAACCACCACAACTACCTCTACAACCACCACTACAACTTCCACTACAACCACTAcaactactaccactactacgaCTACCGCTACGACGACCAGCACCACTACAACTACCACTACAACTACCACTACAACCACTACAACCAGCACCACAACCACCACAACTACCTCTACAACCACCACTACACCTACCACTACAACCACTACAACTTCTACCACTACTACGACTACCGCTACGACGACCAGCACCACTACAACTACCACTACAACCACTAcaactactaccactactacggCTACCGCTACGACGACCAGCAGCACAACAACGA CCACGCCCGTGCCGGGACCCATGCCGAGGAACATGGTCTGGTGCGCGTTCGGCACCTTCCGGCAGGACTATGTCCCATCACGCACACGAGCTTCTGCGACTTCGTCTTCATACTGCTGTACGCGCGGAACACCCAATACGACACCCTGCTCGACGACAGCCACACCGTGGTGCAGAAGATTCTCCGTCTGGTCCCCAGGTCGCCCAAGACGGAGTTCGGCATCAGCTTCGCACACCGGCAAGTCGCTGTTATTGCTCGATGCCGGAAGCGCTGCCAGAAGAAACTCGGATAA